The proteins below are encoded in one region of Avibacterium volantium:
- the rpsF gene encoding 30S ribosomal protein S6, protein MRHYEIVFMVHPDQSEQVPAMIERYTNSIKEAGGQIHRLEDWGRRQLAYPINKLHKAHYVLMNVEAPQEVIDELETTFRYNDAVLRNAIIRTKHAVTEASPMVKAREERKPLAEVENNDFEDAEE, encoded by the coding sequence ATGCGTCACTACGAAATCGTGTTTATGGTTCATCCGGACCAAAGCGAACAAGTACCAGCGATGATTGAGCGCTATACCAATTCTATTAAAGAAGCGGGCGGTCAAATCCATCGTTTAGAAGATTGGGGTCGCCGTCAATTAGCTTACCCAATTAACAAATTACACAAAGCACATTATGTGCTAATGAATGTAGAAGCGCCTCAAGAAGTCATCGACGAGCTAGAAACAACATTCCGTTACAATGATGCAGTTCTTCGTAACGCAATTATTCGTACTAAGCACGCCGTAACAGAAGCGTCCCCAATGGTTAAAGCACGCGAAGAGCGTAAACCTTTAGCTGAAGTTGAAAACAACGATTTTGAGGATGCTGAAGAGTAA
- the lexA gene encoding transcriptional repressor LexA, which produces MTMMKALTARQQEVYDLLKRHLETTGMPPTRAEISRELGFRSPNAAEEHLKALARKGVIEIIPGASRGIRLLAEENEEEELDGLPLIGRVAAGEPILAEQHIEGTYKVDANMFKPQADFLLKVYGQSMKDIGILDGDLLAVHSTKDVRNGQVIVARIEDEVTVKRFERKGSIVYLHAENEEFEPIVVDLAETEQFEIEGIAVGIIRNNAWM; this is translated from the coding sequence ATGACAATGATGAAAGCCCTCACAGCCCGTCAGCAAGAAGTTTATGATCTACTAAAACGCCATTTAGAAACCACAGGAATGCCGCCTACTCGCGCGGAAATTTCGCGTGAATTGGGATTTCGCTCACCAAATGCGGCAGAAGAACATCTTAAAGCCCTTGCACGAAAAGGCGTAATTGAAATTATCCCAGGCGCATCGCGCGGTATTCGTTTACTTGCAGAAGAAAATGAGGAAGAAGAACTAGATGGCTTACCGCTTATCGGACGTGTCGCCGCAGGTGAGCCGATTTTAGCAGAACAGCATATTGAAGGCACTTATAAAGTAGATGCTAATATGTTCAAACCGCAAGCGGATTTCTTGCTAAAAGTCTATGGTCAATCAATGAAAGACATTGGCATTTTAGACGGCGATTTATTAGCCGTGCATAGCACCAAAGACGTACGCAATGGCCAAGTGATCGTGGCTCGCATTGAAGACGAAGTTACCGTAAAACGCTTTGAGCGCAAAGGTTCCATTGTTTATCTTCACGCAGAAAATGAAGAATTTGAGCCAATTGTGGTTGATCTTGCTGAAACAGAACAATTTGAAATTGAAGGGATTGCGGTAGGGATCATTCGTAATAATGCGTGGATGTAA
- the plsB gene encoding glycerol-3-phosphate 1-O-acyltransferase PlsB: MASMLNLYRKLLELPLSVLVKNNPIPHNPIEELSLNVQQPIVYVLPYTSQTDLVIFRKNCLNVGLPDPFEKNEIGGISLPRFVFLDEGRRIFKSKGAKKETIAIFNKYLELHRTLADLDVQLIPVSVLWGRSPGHENKTGLPNLRLLNGIQKFAAAIWFGRDTFVRFSQAVSLRYMVNEHGSDEKIAAKLARVAKIHFSKQRISATGPRLPNRQAMFNKLLQSPAILKAIEDEAKSKKIPMEKAQKEAYKILDEIAANVSYEGLRVADRFLRWLWNKLYQGIDVQHADRVRKLALEGHEIVYVPCHRSHIDYLLLSYVLYHQGLVTPHIAAGINLNFWPVGAMFRRGGAFFIRRTFKGNRLYSTIFREYLGELFHRGYSVEYFIEGGRSRTGRLLAPKTGMMSMTLQALQQRQTRPISVVPVYVGYEHVLEVDTYAKELRGAAKEKENAGLVLRVIKKLRNLGKGYVNFGEPIVLSSYLNQHFPEWKEPHSEDERSQWFNKAVDSVSNQVMVNINNAAAVNAMNLTGTALLSSRQRALTRKQLLEQLASYQQFLQNVPYSDDVIVPSETPEEMLDHVLNLDRVGVLVEKDNFGEIIRLERNSAVLMTYYRNNIQHLFALPSLVASIVLHYGAIQKDLVLEAVGKIYPFLRGELFLHFSDDELKERVENIIQELQRQNIIQCNENLLAIHKPQVRMLQLWSSGVREILQRYYITVSILQNDPTISRATLEKESQSVAQRLSVLHGINAPEFFDKAVFSAFVGNLKQYGYFDENNQVNEALLDELSEILAQMISTEVRLTIKSAVEKTEEID, translated from the coding sequence ATGGCAAGTATGCTTAATTTATATAGAAAATTATTAGAATTACCGCTTTCTGTATTAGTTAAAAATAATCCAATTCCTCACAATCCTATTGAAGAATTATCTTTAAATGTGCAGCAGCCTATCGTTTATGTGCTGCCTTATACATCGCAAACAGATTTAGTGATTTTTCGCAAAAATTGTTTAAATGTTGGCTTGCCTGATCCTTTTGAGAAAAATGAAATTGGTGGCATTTCGTTGCCACGTTTTGTGTTTTTAGATGAAGGGCGCCGCATTTTTAAATCTAAAGGGGCAAAAAAGGAAACCATCGCCATTTTTAATAAATACCTAGAATTACATCGCACTTTAGCTGATCTTGATGTGCAGCTTATTCCTGTTTCGGTATTATGGGGACGTTCGCCCGGCCACGAAAATAAAACAGGCTTGCCAAATTTACGTTTATTAAATGGTATTCAAAAATTTGCCGCTGCGATTTGGTTTGGGCGTGATACCTTTGTGCGCTTTTCGCAAGCTGTTTCATTGCGTTATATGGTGAATGAACACGGCTCAGATGAAAAAATTGCAGCGAAGTTAGCGCGAGTTGCGAAAATTCACTTTTCTAAACAACGCATTTCAGCTACAGGGCCACGCTTGCCAAATCGCCAAGCGATGTTTAATAAATTGCTGCAATCCCCTGCGATTCTAAAAGCCATTGAAGATGAAGCAAAAAGCAAGAAAATTCCAATGGAAAAAGCGCAAAAAGAGGCGTATAAAATCTTAGATGAGATCGCCGCCAATGTGAGCTATGAAGGCTTGCGTGTAGCGGATCGTTTCTTACGTTGGCTATGGAATAAACTTTATCAAGGTATTGATGTGCAACACGCTGATCGTGTGCGCAAATTGGCACTTGAAGGCCACGAAATCGTTTATGTGCCTTGCCATCGCAGCCATATTGACTATTTATTGCTTTCTTATGTGTTATATCATCAAGGTTTGGTAACACCGCATATCGCTGCTGGAATAAACTTAAATTTCTGGCCTGTGGGCGCAATGTTCCGCCGTGGTGGCGCATTTTTTATTCGCCGTACATTTAAAGGTAATCGACTGTATTCAACTATTTTCCGTGAATATTTAGGTGAATTATTCCATCGTGGTTACTCAGTTGAATATTTCATTGAAGGCGGACGTTCCCGCACTGGGCGTTTACTTGCGCCAAAAACAGGAATGATGTCAATGACCTTGCAAGCCTTGCAGCAACGCCAAACGCGTCCGATTTCTGTCGTGCCTGTTTATGTGGGTTATGAGCACGTTTTAGAAGTGGACACTTACGCCAAAGAATTGCGTGGTGCGGCAAAAGAGAAAGAAAATGCGGGGCTGGTGTTACGCGTAATCAAAAAATTGCGTAATTTAGGCAAAGGCTATGTGAATTTTGGCGAGCCGATTGTATTAAGCAGTTATTTGAACCAACATTTCCCAGAATGGAAAGAACCACATTCAGAAGATGAGCGTTCACAATGGTTTAATAAAGCGGTTGATTCTGTTTCAAACCAAGTTATGGTGAATATTAATAATGCCGCAGCGGTTAATGCGATGAATTTAACAGGGACGGCATTGTTGTCATCTCGTCAGCGTGCCTTGACGCGTAAACAGTTATTAGAGCAGTTAGCAAGTTATCAGCAATTTTTGCAGAATGTGCCTTATTCTGATGATGTGATTGTGCCAAGCGAAACGCCAGAAGAAATGCTCGATCACGTTTTAAACCTTGACCGCGTAGGCGTTCTGGTTGAAAAAGATAATTTTGGCGAAATTATTCGCTTAGAGCGTAATTCTGCTGTGTTGATGACTTATTACCGCAACAATATTCAGCACTTATTCGCTTTGCCTTCTTTGGTGGCCAGCATTGTGTTGCATTATGGTGCAATCCAAAAAGATCTTGTGTTGGAGGCAGTTGGAAAAATTTATCCGTTCTTGCGCGGTGAATTATTTTTACATTTTAGCGATGATGAATTAAAAGAGCGTGTAGAAAATATTATTCAAGAATTGCAACGACAAAATATTATTCAGTGCAATGAGAATTTGCTCGCAATTCATAAACCGCAAGTCAGAATGTTGCAACTTTGGTCATCGGGCGTGAGAGAGATTTTGCAGCGTTATTACATCACAGTGAGCATTCTACAAAATGATCCAACCATTTCTCGTGCGACATTGGAAAAAGAAAGTCAATCGGTAGCGCAACGTTTATCTGTGTTGCACGGTATTAATGCGCCAGAGTTTTTTGATAAAGCGGTGTTTTCTGCGTTTGTGGGTAACCTAAAACAATATGGTTATTTTGATGAGAATAACCAAGTGAACGAGGCGTTACTTGACGAACTCAGCGAAATTCTTGCGCAAATGATTTCTACTGAAGTTCGACTCACAATTAAAAGTGCGGTGGAAAAAACAGAAGAAATTGATTAA
- the recN gene encoding DNA repair protein RecN, which translates to MLTQLTINNFAIVHHLDIELAQGMSVITGETGAGKSIAIDALGVCLGQRTESAMLREGQNRADICATFHIAPNSPADKWLKAQELQDEDNPENCILRRVISADGRSKGFINSIPVSASQLKELGQFLIQVNGQHSSQRLLKNDYQLTLLDHYCAHNDLLAKVQKHYRQWKDLQQQVANFQQKCAENEAKKQLLQYQVEELDEFNLQENEFAELEEEYNRLANSEELTALSQSVLNLLSENDELNVDSLLYRAVQNLEELHALDPHYNDALTMLQEALIQVQEASSEIQHLSSNIEPDPYRLQEVESRMSQALQLARKHNVKAEELVALHRSLRQELDQLVDFADSEDALIEQEKQAYAQLLENARSLSASRQKGAEKLSTQVTKGIKQLAMENAEFSIRVEQAENKLTTHGMDQVQFILQANLGQSAQPLAKVASGGELSRIALVLQVLTSDKSAIPTLIFDEIDVGISGATASVVGKLLRKLGQKCQVICVTHLPQVACCGHQHFCVEKQTIDGKTETKMTALSQQQRVKALARLLGSTKVTESALANAEEMLSLIA; encoded by the coding sequence TGCCATTGTTCATCATCTTGATATTGAATTAGCACAAGGAATGTCCGTCATTACGGGTGAAACTGGGGCGGGAAAATCCATTGCCATTGATGCCCTTGGCGTGTGTTTAGGGCAACGTACCGAAAGTGCGATGCTGCGTGAGGGGCAAAACCGTGCGGATATTTGTGCCACATTCCACATTGCGCCAAACAGCCCTGCGGATAAATGGCTCAAAGCCCAAGAATTGCAAGATGAAGATAATCCAGAAAACTGTATTTTACGCCGTGTGATAAGCGCAGATGGGCGCTCCAAAGGCTTTATTAATAGCATTCCCGTTTCTGCCAGCCAGCTTAAAGAGCTGGGCCAGTTTTTAATTCAAGTGAACGGACAACATTCCTCACAGCGTTTACTAAAAAATGACTATCAACTCACTTTATTGGATCACTATTGCGCTCATAATGATTTACTTGCCAAAGTGCAAAAACACTATCGCCAATGGAAAGATTTGCAACAACAAGTGGCAAACTTCCAACAAAAATGCGCAGAAAATGAAGCGAAAAAACAACTTTTGCAATATCAGGTGGAAGAACTTGATGAGTTTAATTTGCAAGAAAATGAATTTGCTGAATTAGAAGAAGAATACAACCGCCTTGCCAACAGTGAAGAGCTTACCGCCCTTTCTCAATCCGTGTTGAATTTATTGAGTGAAAATGATGAGCTGAACGTGGATAGCCTGCTCTATCGTGCGGTGCAAAATTTAGAGGAATTACACGCACTTGATCCGCACTACAATGATGCACTCACAATGTTGCAAGAAGCGCTGATTCAAGTGCAAGAAGCCAGCTCTGAGATCCAACATCTATCTAGCAACATTGAACCTGATCCTTATCGTTTACAAGAAGTAGAAAGCAGAATGAGCCAAGCGCTTCAACTTGCGCGTAAACACAATGTAAAAGCCGAGGAATTGGTTGCGTTACATCGCTCCTTAAGACAAGAACTCGATCAGCTGGTAGATTTTGCGGATAGTGAAGATGCACTCATTGAACAGGAAAAACAGGCTTATGCACAGTTGTTAGAAAATGCTCGATCTTTGAGTGCAAGCCGCCAAAAAGGGGCAGAAAAGCTCTCAACGCAAGTTACCAAAGGGATTAAACAACTGGCAATGGAAAATGCTGAATTTTCTATTCGCGTGGAACAAGCGGAAAATAAACTGACCACTCACGGAATGGATCAGGTGCAATTTATTCTGCAAGCGAACCTTGGACAATCTGCTCAGCCTTTGGCAAAAGTGGCATCGGGTGGGGAGCTTTCTCGTATCGCTTTAGTGTTACAGGTGCTGACCTCTGATAAATCCGCCATTCCAACGCTTATTTTTGATGAAATTGATGTAGGAATCAGCGGCGCAACCGCAAGCGTGGTAGGAAAATTATTACGCAAGTTAGGGCAAAAATGCCAAGTGATTTGTGTTACCCACTTGCCGCAAGTGGCGTGCTGTGGACATCAACATTTTTGCGTAGAAAAACAAACCATTGACGGAAAAACAGAAACAAAAATGACCGCACTTTCTCAGCAACAGCGTGTGAAAGCCTTAGCCAGATTGCTTGGCTCAACCAAGGTTACCGAAAGCGCCTTAGCCAATGCGGAAGAAATGCTCAGTTTAATTGCATAG